DNA from Coffea arabica cultivar ET-39 chromosome 10c, Coffea Arabica ET-39 HiFi, whole genome shotgun sequence:
TCCGAGTGCACAGGCTTAAGAAAGAAATGGAAGTGGAATACTTTGGATATCTATTTGTTTGGCTGAGAAGGATAGGACATGCATATGGCTTTGGAAAATAAAATTACTATGGGCACATATCCACAGTATAGGACCTGTTATTCCATTTTCCATTTGATATGAGAACAGATGCTACGGTTGGCAGTCTTTGGCGAAGAGGTACTACAATAAGAAGATGGGTTTGTATGATGTAATCCATTTGCTCATTTTTTTAGACTTTCCACCTATTACTGGAAGCACGTCTAAGGATTTATTCAATGCACAATAATGATAAGGGAGCAGTTAAGGCCTCTGCAGGATGCCACTTATAAGTACACTGTATAGCCACTGTATAGCTAGAAAACACACGTAGGTTCATGTTTGTTCAGCCCAACGGGAAATAAACATGTGCAATCGAACCTGGGGGTGGAATTGGGAAGTCAGTGTGCATTCTCAATGCACTTTCGAAGACCCGAGCATCGTGTGCGCTTCCCTCCCATCCAACATAGACATACACAAAGCGCATGTCATGGTCACATACAGCTAAAACATTCTGAGATTGGGTCCCATGTCTATTAGTGTAGGCCATTTGCTCATTTGTAGGCACCGAAGCGGGGATATAAGTGCTATCCATAGCGCCAATAGCATCCTGCATTTTGTTCGAGTAAATGAAATAGTCATTGAGATGAAGAATTTGACGATTGTCAAACCTTCAATTAAAAAATCAGATAGTTGCTATTATGAAGTTCTGAAACAGCAATTTGGTAAGAATAAGAACCATAAGCATGACTTGGTTCCATTTGTTAGTGTGAAAGCAAAATATATGTAAATGTTTGCATGGAAAAAGGTAactttttgagaaaaataaatatgttAGAGGAGATATCCCAACATTAACCTTAAACCAAGGATAATACTTGGTGCTATATCGTATTCTTGGATACATAGCATTTGTTTCTCTTGGTCGAATAATCCGTTGCGCAAATCTACACAGTCCCAACAATACTTTCACTACATTTCTGTGGATGGTTTCGGTGGAGTGTTGAAATCTCTCCGCCACTACTCGGGTACGCGTGCTATGGCTCAACATGACTAGAGTCATAGCTAGTGATTTCTCGATAGACACATGTTTGTGGGAATTTTGCGGGACGTAGTTATTTTGAACAAGAATGTCGCAAAGTCTCATGAAATTGCCAACTGTTATTCGACAATTCTTTAATATGCGAAGCGGGTGACCAAGGATTAGCTCTTTCACCCACTTCCAACCAGGCATATCTCCAGTTCGGCAGGGTACTTTGATTAAAGGCTCATTATATTGTTCTGCTTCAGGTGAAAATAGCAAAATTGCTGCACCATTGAGAATTGCCTCATCATCATTCTCAGAACTGGAGCCATACGAAGTTGAGAAGTTTGGGATGAAGTTTGCCATGTAGTAACAGGACAAATGTTGCTAAAGAATTTCGCGAAAGGGAAAGCAGGGAAAAAAAGCAAGGAAACTAGTGAAAGAGAGATATAATAGTTATAGAAAGCTGGTGAAAGCGAGATGGTAGGTGGATGTCAAATGCATGGTAGGACTCTATTCTCGCCTGATTTTAAAGGGCGAGTCAGAGTATGGAAGCCAAAAAACTGATGTAACCAAGGTAATTGGGATGCACATGGGATCATAGTTGTCTGTATTCTCACTCGTGAAGTTATTCTCTTACAAGTCCCTTTTTTAAAGATGTATAAGTCGCCGTGAAATATCCAATTGCTATCTAAAAAAACTCACCTTTCGATAAGAGTAAACTTCATAAAGACATGCAACAAAGGAACTATTCTCACTGACAGTGTGCAATTTAAACACTCTCAGAAGATCTCTTCTTGTCATATCAAAAGATCACACATTTTAGCAATTGGAGTTATTCTCTTTATATGCACAAGATTCGGGTTCCATTGTATTGTTCTGATTAGTACCGTTCCTGTAATCATGCACACATAGAATggcatttttttcaattctttttttaaagaaCCAGGGAGTATCCTACTCTCGACAGCTTTGAAAAATATGCTATggaataaaacaaaaacaacaccTAAGCTTTTTCATAAGGTGGAGATTCAGCCTGTCCTTCATCTGCTCAGAAATGCAATGGATTAAATAAAATCAACATTCAGaaatttgttttgttgtttCCATGAAACATAGCAGGCGTGAATGCCTATTGTTTGACGTATGAAAATATCTCAATTCCATAATGGCTGCAACGAATCTCACTATGAGTTGTGCAAAATAATTGAGGGCCCCTGATATGAGAGATTTTTGTCTTTGACTGTGTGCGATTAGGAAAAGATATATGAATTGCTCTTGTTCTTGTCCATCTCCAACGTCTAAGGAATCAGCCTGAATTGCTCTTGTTCTTAAAAGTGCGCAAAATTGAAAGGCCATAAGCCTGTAAACTGTAGTCTTCTTTCTCAATAGTCCATTTTTAGAAGGGGTTGAGACTTGAGAATTGTAGGAGGGGTTGGCCTCTGCAACTACTTGAACCCCTTCATCTCTCTACAATAGTCCAATATTAACCAATTTGTAGTCTCCAAGCACTGACAACCATGAATGCCCAAACAAAATAGCATACAAACTTACAGTCAGACCTTCACGGTAATTAGACTCAAAGATAGCCATGGCAACAAGGGAACCATTTCCCATGGTTGCAAATGGAAGTGTGTCCTTTTATCCATGTGGATAAATCTGTGGCACAATACAAATATAATAATTGTTGCATTCAAACATAGAGACagaatttgaattgaatttaaCAAGCCAAATTAACAGACTGTATGGAGGTGTGGGCCTgtgaaatgaccacttttggcaGAAGAATAATCTTAAATTACCTGTCAGTGCCTCTGTATTAGCAGCAGTACACAAATTGCCCTTAAATTTATGAAATTAGCATATGCAAATCGAACCAGGTTCAACAACACTCATGTAAATTAATGCCACGTCCAAACCAACATATTTAACAAACATGTTAATTTAAATGAATTAAGTTTACTCCAAAAAACTG
Protein-coding regions in this window:
- the LOC140016010 gene encoding uncharacterized protein — translated: MANFIPNFSTSYGSSSENDDEAILNGAAILLFSPEAEQYNEPLIKVPCRTGDMPGWKWVKELILGHPLRILKNCRITVGNFMRLCDILVQNNYVPQNSHKHVSIEKSLAMTLVMLSHSTRTRVVAERFQHSTETIHRNVVKVLLGLCRFAQRIIRPRETNAMYPRIRYSTKYYPWFKDAIGAMDSTYIPASVPTNEQMAYTNRHGTQSQNVLAVCDHDMRFVYVYVGWEGSAHDARVFESALRMHTDFPIPPPGKYYLVDAAYNMVPGFLAPFKGGRVS